The segment TCTCTGGCTTACAATAATGTGAGTAAATGTTTTCCTTGTGTTTTACTTATTCAAGTAATTAATTGTAATATATATTGTTCACTTAACCTTAAGTATTACATCCtttcaatagtgttaatgtgTATTTAGACAGATTACTCAACTTAGCAAGATTTTTTTTAGTCTGTTTTAAAGATAGCTTCTAGAATGACTTAAGAGTTTTAATTTCTACATTATTTCAATTCTAATAACTTTTTGTTATGCCCATCATCATTCAACTTTCAGGAATTCCTAAGATTCACCTTCACacaatatttcatttttgtatggTCGCACACTTCTGATTTCTATATTGTTCCCAAAACCCTGTAATTTCatattaacttatttatcaGTGTAGTTTCAAAAGTTCACTTGCTTATGTAATTTCAACCAATGATCTGACCGCCAACATAAGATTTCGCAACGAAGAAAGTCATTCCATAATATACCTCGAGTAGCGAAAATATCAATAATGAACCACATAAATTCCATTAAATTGGTAATATTTCACTTCCGAGTTCTGTATTTCGATAAGGACCGTTACCATCTCCTAGTCTGATACATGTGTAAATTATGGTAAAGAGATTCCTACATTACTAGAAGACTTTAAACAACTTTCATGTCTTGATATAAATTTAAGTCTTAGGAGGCAGTTGTAAATTAATAACCTGCAAATGATCATGTAAAGTAATTGTCAAATTTTTCATATTCCCTGCATCTGCATCTAGGTAACGTGcttaagcccccaaatgccctggtacggccgagagtggggagagtccgatctccctctcgaaatgctctcatatggccagcgaatatatagcctctgccagggaagtcctactcactgccttctcgtggcgggggtgttgtttacgaaattgagaggaagaaaagcgaatgtccggcgctttaaccgggttggtggacaaggcgagtccacctaggggagttggaaaaccctgattccaaaccaatggtgtaaatgggctccagtatcctgaaggaacaaatggcgtatgaaccaatcgttggtcaccggctaccatgggactgcatctcctcaccatgctccactgccttgtggactagacctttaggtcaaaggctcggggtatggccccctaagaaaaccacctgtttcagtctgggcacctgggcagtatcacagccctcacacaaatcgaatgagatttgtgaggcgcatatgtatctggtgctcccttgtaccaatatttatgtgtttaaataaataataaataaaacgtgCTAAAATAACCACCTGTAAACCGTCTATTTTAATGTACAGTGTGAAAACAAATATCAAGCTTCATGGACTTAAAAATAAAATCGGTATTGAGCACTTTGTTACCCTATAAGTGTAGTCACAAACCCTAAAGAAAAACTTCTTGAGATCCGCCACTTAGCTGCCCTAAAGTCTTTAATTATAAGGCTTTCTTTTGTGTTTTTCTTAACTAAAAAACATCCAGTCATGGTATGTTTATGAATTGTTTGATTACATTTTAGTTGGGCAATCCTCCAATTGACTGGGAAAAAAATGCTATTGATGCTTTCCAAAAGTTGACTGACTTAGACTTAACTCACATAAATCTAACGGCCGCTCATCAGTTATTCGCTCTTATTGGAGCCTCCAAATATCTAAACAACCTACTATTAAATTATAACGAAATAGCGGACATTCCAAATCTAAATAATCATTTGTTTCGAAACCTCAACACTCTTGGGTTAAAGAACAACTTATTCACAAATTGGGATTTCGTTAATCAGTTACTGAATTTATCCAAATTGGATCATGTAATGGTATCAGGATGCCCAGTTTTCGAGAACTCTGTCAAGTAAGCTAATTTGGTCAAGTCTTTTCTATCAGATTATAAAACTGTCAGGTTCGtttttacttacatacttaacATTTTAACATTAAATAAAAAACTACTGTGGTTGAATCTAAGCTGAATTATCCTTTGTTATATATTCAGACAAACAGGTTAGGATCGGAAACCTTACTCATATGTAGTTAAAAATATGCTACCAGAAGGGTAGCTAATTTTACGGTTTATCGCCCAGCTATGTTTTGACTACAATTTTTAATGAATGACCAGGTAGTGAATGAGTTGTTCATATTCTTATTAAATTTCAACATACAACTACCGTCGACTAATATGGAAgaattaaatatatttccatactTTTAATAGTTCTAAATCCTGTCGTTTATAAATTCCATAAACACTAGTTTTAATTGTTCAAACGAGGTTGTggttatttaacaaaatatacACGCATAAACGAATAATGAtgctgttatatcctagtgaagattaaattacgaGTAACTTCCGAggtctattaatggactatatatatattattgtataACTACTCAGTAATTAAATTGTATGCATCTGCATTCATCTTATCATaagtttcattttgacctatagaatattattatacgatttactgtccttaaattatactcagttcaTTAATTACCGTCTCCtatgttcacagccacattttggcttgatcttgtacaaatgttatttcttgttttatgatgtgatgtggtctgttttgtctggtatataaaccaaatatgcttgaaataaatgattcgcatagtagaagttgttattggtgttctggactcaagtggacgggttaagCGAGCAAAGAACCGATAAGGACGccaggctgctcataccggtcgaacgtcattgttttggcagtgctaagattggataagtcgtatttcggTTAGTGAATAAATCACGTAATAAAAAAGCGGGCTTAGATTCACAAAAGATACACCTTTTCCAAAACAACTAAATAGTTATTACAGCTTCTTCACCATTGGGTTGTTTACAATACCTCATTGTGAAATAAATATTCCTTTACCTTTTGCACTGGTCAAAATCGCCTAATGATctttatagaaaataaaatgtgaAATCCTGTTCTATTTAGAAACCTACCGTATTTGGAGTATGCCCAAATCCATGACCATCCAAATCTCAAGTTACTCCGTAAAATAAAAACTTAATAGCTCCTAGTTGTATTAAGTAGCCGTATTGCTCACTCACATGGTAATCAATATTTACAAAATACTTGGTTCAGTGAAGTATAAAAAAGTCCGTCACACAAATTGGGCTGACAATGTCTCTTAATAGTAAGCGAAGAATGAAAGTTTGAAAAGAAGTGAATTCAATTAAAAACAAACCAGAATAGATCTCATTCTCGCTAAGAAATATTTTCCCGTTTTTCAAAGAACAGGGAAGATAACTATAACTGGATCACCATCGGCTTCTATATTGACCTGTGTTTGAAAGTGTCTCTTGTTACTGAGACTCACATGATATTTCTTACTTCGCCTAGGCGCTCGTTACCAGCAAATTATTACTTCCAAGAATTACTTACCCACTGTTGTAGGCAAACGTGAGCAATTTCTCTGAGATGAAGTTAATCGTAACTTAAAATACTCATTTCGTTGAAAATAAAGTTCACAAGCATAAAGCCTAActggtagtgtagtgaacgaagactcGGTGGGGATGATCAATCTgttgtttaatgcaaaattatAGTGTCTTGGTAAAGTATGGAAACCATACATtatatacattatttgcacatccttcagttgtcctttacatgcttcatgattctttcaattctttTGTTATTACAATTGCACTCTGTTTACATTCCTGTTCTGTTCAACTCAATTTTCTGCTGCTAGGCATTCTACGTCTGATGAgtgttacatactatttatatcagtcaacataagtagcatacaccacagtagtacCATACCATTGTCCACTAGGGCTTTAATGACTAGCTTAACGTTATAACTTCTCCAATGTTAGTTTAAGTTGCTCTAGTGTTGGTTTTGTTATGCGTGGATGAACCTGTTTTGTCATACCAGCATTTATGCAACTACGATTTAGTATGCACTCGACCATTTTTTACGCCTCGCGAACAGGAGTGAATCCAAGTACAACTTCCTTCTAATCCTGTAGAAGAACTGTACACTTCTATAGTCCAAGTGCATCCATTATTGGTTAGTGATCGTCAAGTGATTAAATGTAGTTCAGGTACCCTACATCCAATGGCACAATAAGACGGTATCATCTGCACACTCTGTGTCAAAAATTACTCTTCTGGGCAACGGGTTTGTACCACCACACCTGAATCTTCTCAGTTTTTTCCCTGAATTTCATTAATGGTGAGATCGGATAACCCTGACTAGCTCCATCTCTGATTTGAGGTGAGAAAAAGTTTTGTTATCATTGTATCTAAAATGAATGTCCAGAACTAtctgaatgttggtaaatttaTCAAATGCAATTTCCTTCAGTAAACAGTTTCAGAATGCAGTCCTATGCAATGAATCGTATTTAGAGACGATATCTGCTAACTTAACACCTCGCTTATATTTGCTCTCTATCTCCATGTATCCTAactctttttttattttgcGAGCAATTTACATAGTCATCCATCAAACCGTCAAAAATCAATTACACCCAGCAATTCTGTGTAaagttcattattgtttgttgcTATTTGCCTAGTTTCACTTGTTGATTGTAAGGCTGTAAAACTTTATGGGTTCATCGCTTTGTAATAAGAAAGATGATTTCATATCTGTTCACTGCTCATTTACTATTGCAGTATTAATATTTCAACCGGAAATAAATGGATTTTGTTCTCataatacatttttatatattcTTACTGTTTTAGTATAGAAACCGCTCGTCAGGAAGTCATTGCCCGTTTGCCAAATCTTAAAATGTTAGATCGTGTCGAGATCACTCCTGAAGAGCGCCGCGGATCTGAATTGGACTACTTAAAACGTTATGGAGCTAGCTGGCTAAACTGTTGTAGAAGCGATCAAAATAGTAAACAGATTAACGGTTCTAAACTTTTGGAGGAATTCTACAAACTGCATCCGGTTTTCTCCAGACTTTGTGATAAATATGGAGCTCCTGAAATTGGAGAAACCAAGGTAACACGTTATTATTTTTGGCTTCTTCCCAGTTTGCTTACTCTATGTGACGAAATGAATAAGTTGACCGTACCAAAATTAAGTATTGGGGGTAAATAAGAAAGATGAACTATGCTAACTAGTTCAAATATCATCGTCGTCTAAAATAAGGGAAGatcaatgaaatataatataGTTTAGAAGCTTCAATAAACGGCCAAACCTTTTAATTGGTCTGAGGTATTTATGATAGTATCGGAATTCTCTTTAGTACCAAATTAAGTTGCAGGAAAATATGTTAGTTTGCTTAGAATAAGGAGGTAAATTCAAGGACATATGCAACAGCTGTTCGAAATAACTCGATGAATTAGTTTCGATATGTTTAACTCTTAAAGTTCTTCATTTTCCAGAGTAATGTATTTGTGTGGAAATTGTGAATCCTTTGCTTAAATATACACAAACTATCTTATACTGTCTAGTTATTTGGTTATAGCATTGGTTTCAGACGTTTCTGTTTGACTAAGCGCATCATCAGTTTTCATTTCAAGCTATATCATACTCCCAATCTACTGAAATAACTTATCGATGACTTCATCACAAACGTTTTCTGTTAGAATATTTTAGCGTCTACTCTATGTTTTTTAAGTTCCTTTAAAATCTTTTAGATATTTTTTTCACCCAATCAGTACCTGAACCCATTTTCACCCACTTGGGTTTGATTAACAGGATATCGTTAGCACTAAAAATATTCTGCATTGTTTCctctgtactatttaaacttgtgttaatttaattcggTTATTCATTCACTATTAAGAAGTggtttacattaagtcacgaaacatcgtaaacacaatttttctactcgttggaatacaacaacaacaaaattattattaactttctacccaatgctcaatttacttGAGACTATCAAGTctaaccttggcattgatacctacATCAGTGTTTCCGTACCTCTCTAGTTTCTATTGTTATCAGCGATCAGACAATCTAAAAAATCCATATTTATTTTGGTTTACTGATTAAAGGTCTTTTTATTGCTACGTAATTATTTTTCAGGTTGGTTTAGTGGAAAAAAACCGTCAATATTCCTGTATTATTGCACACAATAAACGCTTTATAGCTGTGTAATTTATTATAAACGTGTCCTTGTTCCTGTATTGATATGAACTGAGCGTCGGACTAACTGAGCTGGAACACCATTTCAATGACAGAGACCACTCATGAAAACGTATGAACCAACCACTTCATTCATCTTTAGTTGTTGTATAAGTGTGTCTACTTCAATCTAATTGTTAGTCTGGTTACATATATCAACATCTAAGAACAATATTAAGATCATAAATTAGCAATAAGTTTTCATCGCTTTGTTTTTCGTCAAATTTATGTCATCTTTGttgtttacatatttatttatctttttttagCCAGTTAACCGCTCAATTAAAGCTGGTCTTATATCTCTTATCTTTATATTACAACATAACAAGAATAATGGCACAACAAACAAGTCTAGCAGTCGATCATCATCGCCAATGGATAAAAACGATCGAATTCAAAAGCAAATACCTAGTCAAATGACCATTAATCATTTACGTATGATGGTTAGACGATTGTTTTGTTTATCACCGAAAACACTGTTTGAATTATATGCACAAAGTGGAAGGCATCGTGGTATTGTTAACACTGAAATACCGTTGGATGTAGATACACGTGAAATAGGATTTTATAATTTAGAAAATGATGATTATATTTTCGTACGAATATGATAATAGTGACTACATTGTGTTCTAGTCTTTCTGCCCTTGTATTTACTACTTGGTTATCTCTTTAATATTTATCTATGTTGTTTAATTTATATATCTTGATATTCTTAAAAATCATCGTTATTATCAAGCTTGTACTTAATTATTTCCTATCCGTCTACACTTTCATGAGTTCTGTTGTGTACATAGCAGATTGTTCCATCAAATAATAAAGTGTAGTAATTGTGTGTAGGCtgtatgttttcttaaaaattgACTGCTTGAGGTTACCAATTTTATCAGTTTGCCATAAGCTTTGACTCGAATAACGTTGTTCAAGTAAATAACCTTCATGAAGTtcatgtacttctgaggtacgccTTTCACTAAAAAGCACTATCAAAAGAATTTCCAGGCGTTCCTAAGCATCCCCCTGTTTCAGAGCATAACATAATTAATTGGTATATATCTGCACGTCCACTTTTGAAATCAGTTTGATTTTGCTGGGTTTCCTATCTAGGAATTTTATTTAAGCTTTGGGTGATTTCAGACACCACTTTATTCAAGTTGATTGTTCTGGTTACCGCGAGAGATTATCTTTCCTCCTTCTTAGATTGGGATCAGTCAGATGTGACTATATGCAGGTGCCAGATTCTAACTACTAAAATTAGACAGTCATTCTTAAATAACTCGAGTTAACGTATAAGGTCTTTTTCGCTTCTAGTTAGCATTTGCCTCTTTACGTTTACTATTAGTCGGAGGCTTATATATATTGTCTGTTTGCTCTACTAAAAAAATTGCATTATATACTATTTATTGCTACCAATCTCGAACCTAATTCTGTTGTGTTTCGCAACACTTGTTTAAATATGTATAATCCTAATAGAGCAGCCAACTTGCACAGTAcgttatatttcaaatatgttGTATAGTCTAGTTGTCAGTTTATCTGActgtaaatttatatatttaggCGAGACTGAAAACAACAGTATTCCAAACTAATTTCTCTCACTTGAAGTTGCTTGTTACGTAATGATGTTTTTGTATGTATTATTTATTCTATCCATGGATGTCACCTCTGATGTATATGGTTCTTCATCGCAAAATCTAGCACTGATTTTCAAACGTAACTTCATTTTAATCACTAGTTAAAGGGTTTCCAAATTGATGCATCTAATAGTTTTACTTACACGGCATTCAAATCCTTACTTGTTTTAGTAATATGGTCATCTAACATGTTCGTGCAATTAAGTGTTTGTCAGTTGTGTCTTAAATGTATTTACTTTTCGcaacaaataatatttaatatatCAAGTTATTGGTCAATCTTGTCCAGCTCTGTATTGATCTAATTAAAGCAATCTACTTGTGAGTTATGTATCATCAAAACTTCCTATACAGGTTTTTATATTTGGTGTCATGTTCATAGATTTAGTAGCCTATTGTGAAAGTCTCTTCATTCCGTTCATTATAATCAAAGAGACATTCAAGATGCCTCGTATTGATAACGGTGAACATTGAAGGAGGGAATAAAATTGTTAAGCGTGTCAAATCTGTTCGCTCCTCCCTCTGTATCTTTGCTTCCACGACCAATTAAAAATAGATTTCTAAACGTCCAATGACAAGTCTACTTTCAACATATACTGTAATTTTCCGAATTGGGTAACAATTGGTTATTCTTTTTAACCCAGTCATGTTATCTCATACATCTATTTCCAGCAGCTAGGAAATAATCTCGTTAAAGGTATGTTTGTGTTGGATTTCCAACAATGAGTTTGCTAGACATTTTAGGTAACCGAAAATCTTAAGATAATAGTCATGGTTAGCATTTGTAGTGAAAATGTGAACGAAACAAAAGATCGAGCAGCTTTCTCAACAGAAGCGGCACATCAACTAATGAAAACCGGTTCGTCGATTTCATTTAAAAGCGATTTGAAATGTAAGGGCTAACTGGTTCGTTCTTATTTAGCGCACTTACACAGTGTTCATTCCTAAATTCTCCGGGGATTTATTTCGAAATGTAACTGCTAGATTACAATTTCAGTAACTGAAATCCCGTAATTTGTCCATTCTCTGGTTAGACGTGATTGCTTTTTCTGTTTTACCTGGATTAATATTAAGCACCATAGCATCCTTATCCAAGAACCAAGTCATTCATTACCTGTCAGTTGTTAACCGAATTGGTAGTTTTAATGAGTGAGTAATATCTCAGATTATTAGGCGAAGTCACTTTAAAGATTATTGAAAGCGAAACAACGTCCGACTGGAACCTATCCACTGAGGTATTTGTCAGAAGTCTTTACTAATTGAGATTAGTATCCATATGAAATCAGTGTTACGTATTTCTGTGAATTCCGAAATTGGGATAAATTATATGCACAGTAGTGGCTTAGCTTtaaaatcaaagatggatagtggctgggttcgagtcccagaatgaacatcaactcagatgcagatacatccatctTGCAAGTCCCAGATGGGATGGAACGcgcgtactggattccacttttGGCCaatttccatctttgcttatagagcttgtgacttcaagcaatatcgaagcagtccgcacatgtgccaataagagactaatcaattgcagtcctaaataacaattggAGATacaagtacttacttacttacttacgcctgttactcccaatggagcataggccgccgaccagctttctccaacccactctgtcctgggccttcttttctagttctttccagttcttgttcattcttctcatgtctgtctctatttctcggcgtaatgtgttctttggtcttcctcttctccttcgaccttcaggattccatgtgagggcttgtcttgtgacacaattgggtgatttcctcaaagtgtgcccaatccacttccagcgcttcttcctccgctggaatctgatttgttgtctcccacagtaacttgttgctgatagtgtctggccatcggatccgaagtatcttgcgtagacagctgttaataaacacttgtatcttctggataatggctttcgtagttctccacgtctctgccccatacagaagaactgtcttgacatttgtattgaaaattctaaccttggtgttggttgacaattgttttgagctccagatgtttttcagctgtaggtatgctgctcttgctttgctgatccgcgccctcacatctgcatctgatccaccgtgttcatcaatgatgctgcccagatatgtaaagatttccacatcttccaaagcttctccgtcaagtgtaattggattggtgcatattgtattgtatcggagagtcttgcttttccctttgtttatattgagacctactgctgctgaggctgctgctacactggtcgttttctcctgcatttgttgttgcgtttttgatagaagagccagatcatccgcgaagtctaaatcgtcaagctgcatcctgcctgtccactgtatctcgtgatttcctccagatgttgacgtcttcatgatccagtcgatcaccaggagaaagagaaagggtgagagtaggcaaccttgcctaacaccgatctttacctcgaacgagtcggtgagttgtcctccgtggacgatttggcagtttagtccatcataggagttccgtatgatgttgactatcttctcaggcacgccgtagtgtcgaagaagcttccatagtgtcgtcctgtccacgctatcaaatgccttctcg is part of the Schistosoma mansoni strain Puerto Rico chromosome 1, complete genome genome and harbors:
- a CDS encoding putative tubulin-specific chaperone E, which produces MKPSKVSLGTSLEEALVYRYAVCTTCQLETQTSLQSREKPTGSSHNILVHECTQLGHLNSYLGSTAEEAEYFGTHEYPKDTLRIELYTNPGTYHQLTSHDDLCGAAAAKSCLNRLKSVSLSSMPVYRALYGKSDFFPDQQPEYSSLWPSSGGCLDQFLSSLCDLEMSNCLLSKWTEIAEICIQVPWLKSLNVSNNRIRLPVSPKEVHDKQKENECLESKLLYDIYSDPVLSERLCSNAFPQLSQLTLVKCPLLNWKSIRIILCWMPSLQSLSLAYNNLGNPPIDWEKNAIDAFQKLTDLDLTHINLTAAHQLFALIGASKYLNNLLLNYNEIADIPNLNNHLFRNLNTLGLKNNLFTNWDFVNQLLNLSKLDHVMVSGCPVFENSVNIETARQEVIARLPNLKMLDRVEITPEERRGSELDYLKRYGASWLNCCRSDQNSKQINGSKLLEEFYKLHPVFSRLCDKYGAPEIGETKPVNRSIKAGLISLIFILQHNKNNGTTNKSSSRSSSPMDKNDRIQKQIPSQMTINHLRMMVRRLFCLSPKTLFELYAQSGRHRGIVNTEIPLDVDTREIGFYNLENDDYIFVRI